The Flexivirga oryzae genome has a segment encoding these proteins:
- a CDS encoding FHA domain-containing protein, protein MSNPYDPPQNQQQWGQPAYPQQGQGYDAGASQQGGPSQGQQQNQQQWGRPAPQGGGQWGNDQGAQSWQQPPAPAGPAQIDWNANPPQPGQAAWQGPDPYRQPPAPQPDAPSEPAPAQDEPWVATGSAQTAQEVADQWQSAQPPAPAAERQQQPTADPYQPPQPQQRQEPAPEPQQYQPPTPEPQQQQPPTPEPQSYQPPAPEPQQQQPQQQQWPSYDAPGQSPSINEAATVTTPAVADPAAQQEEPEALTIGRGRDNSIVLDDMLVSRQHVRITADADGLVLEDLGSRNGTYVNGRRVERTHLSEGDRIGIGAATFEVRDGWLLNV, encoded by the coding sequence ATGAGCAATCCCTACGACCCCCCGCAGAACCAGCAGCAGTGGGGCCAGCCGGCATACCCCCAGCAGGGGCAGGGGTATGACGCGGGCGCGTCGCAGCAGGGAGGACCCTCCCAGGGTCAGCAGCAGAACCAGCAGCAGTGGGGGCGTCCGGCCCCGCAGGGTGGCGGCCAGTGGGGCAACGACCAGGGTGCGCAGTCCTGGCAGCAGCCGCCGGCGCCCGCAGGGCCGGCGCAGATCGACTGGAACGCCAACCCGCCCCAGCCCGGGCAGGCCGCCTGGCAGGGCCCGGACCCGTACCGCCAGCCCCCGGCCCCGCAGCCCGACGCCCCCTCCGAGCCCGCGCCGGCACAGGACGAGCCCTGGGTCGCCACGGGTTCGGCACAGACCGCGCAGGAGGTCGCCGACCAGTGGCAGTCCGCGCAGCCTCCGGCACCCGCCGCCGAACGCCAGCAACAGCCGACCGCCGACCCCTACCAGCCGCCGCAGCCGCAGCAGCGCCAGGAGCCCGCGCCCGAGCCGCAGCAGTACCAACCACCGACACCCGAGCCGCAGCAGCAACAACCGCCGACACCCGAGCCACAGTCCTACCAGCCGCCGGCACCCGAGCCACAGCAGCAACAACCACAGCAACAGCAGTGGCCGTCGTATGACGCGCCCGGCCAGAGCCCGTCGATCAACGAGGCCGCGACCGTGACGACTCCCGCTGTCGCAGACCCCGCGGCGCAGCAGGAGGAGCCGGAGGCGCTGACGATCGGCCGCGGGCGCGACAACTCCATCGTGCTCGACGACATGCTGGTCTCGCGCCAGCACGTGCGGATCACCGCCGACGCCGACGGTCTCGTCCTGGAAGATCTGGGCAGCCGCAACGGAACCTACGTCAACGGACGGCGCGTCGAACGCACGCACCTCTCGGAGGGAGATCGCATCGGCATCGGCGCGGCAACCTTCGAGGTACGCGACGGGTGGCTGCTCAACGTCTGA
- a CDS encoding NAD(P)/FAD-dependent oxidoreductase, which yields MSEEPFTRALSYPVDNRKVPMTDSATTPTTTQDPAHGHVNTGRPRVVIIGSGFGGLFAARKFDGEDVDVTLISSTGYHLFQPLLYQVATGILSEGLIAPAAREVLAKQKNVEVAFGTVHDINLAEQTVTANTLTIETTYDYDSLIVAAGAGQSYFGHDEFAEFAPGMKSIDDALELRARIFGAFELAELAAASGRTEDLPRLMTFVVVGAGPTGVEMAGQIAELSARTLPRDFRHIASENAHIILLDGADQVLGGFGTRLGKKAQRRLESMGIDVRLGAMVTDVDANGIEYRTKDGSTERVPALTKVWAAGVQASSLGKTLSEQTGTELDRSGRLKVNPDLTLPGHPNVFVVGDMISLDNLPGVAQVAIQGGKFAAKQILHRLKGEPTDQRFHYFDKGSMATISRFSAVASVGKLRMSGFLAWVMWLAVHLWYIIGFKSQITTFFHWAVSFLGRSRGERTATQQQLFARGALDKLGAEYQPRVEMGAGRPVPARHTEAKAEVAEG from the coding sequence ATGAGTGAGGAGCCATTCACGAGGGCACTGTCGTACCCCGTCGACAACAGGAAGGTGCCGATGACCGACTCCGCCACGACCCCGACCACCACACAAGACCCCGCGCACGGCCACGTGAACACCGGGCGCCCGAGAGTGGTGATCATCGGCTCAGGCTTCGGCGGGCTCTTCGCGGCCCGCAAGTTCGACGGTGAGGACGTCGACGTCACGCTGATCTCGTCGACCGGCTACCACCTCTTCCAGCCGCTGCTCTACCAGGTCGCGACCGGCATCCTGTCCGAAGGACTGATCGCGCCGGCGGCCCGTGAAGTGCTGGCCAAGCAGAAGAACGTCGAGGTGGCGTTCGGCACGGTGCACGACATCAACCTGGCCGAGCAGACCGTCACCGCCAACACCCTCACCATCGAGACGACGTACGACTACGACTCGCTGATCGTCGCGGCCGGAGCCGGTCAGTCCTACTTCGGGCACGACGAGTTCGCCGAGTTCGCGCCCGGTATGAAGAGCATCGACGACGCACTCGAGCTGCGCGCCCGCATCTTCGGGGCCTTCGAACTCGCTGAGCTCGCAGCGGCGTCGGGGCGGACCGAGGACCTGCCGCGGCTGATGACCTTCGTCGTCGTCGGAGCCGGTCCGACCGGTGTCGAGATGGCCGGTCAGATCGCCGAACTGTCCGCGCGCACCCTGCCGCGCGACTTCCGGCACATCGCCTCGGAGAACGCCCACATCATCCTGCTCGACGGCGCCGACCAGGTGCTGGGCGGCTTCGGAACGCGGCTGGGCAAGAAGGCCCAGCGGCGGCTGGAGTCGATGGGCATCGACGTCCGCCTCGGAGCGATGGTCACCGACGTCGACGCCAACGGCATCGAATACCGCACCAAGGACGGCAGCACCGAGCGGGTGCCCGCGCTGACCAAGGTGTGGGCCGCCGGAGTCCAGGCGAGCAGTCTCGGCAAGACGCTCAGCGAGCAGACCGGCACGGAGCTGGACCGGTCGGGTCGGCTCAAGGTCAACCCCGACCTGACGTTGCCCGGACACCCGAACGTGTTCGTCGTGGGCGACATGATCAGCCTCGACAACCTTCCGGGGGTGGCGCAGGTCGCCATCCAGGGTGGGAAGTTCGCGGCGAAGCAGATCCTGCACCGGCTCAAGGGCGAGCCCACCGATCAGCGGTTCCACTACTTCGACAAGGGTTCGATGGCCACGATCTCGCGGTTCAGCGCGGTGGCCAGCGTCGGCAAGCTGCGTATGTCGGGCTTCCTCGCCTGGGTCATGTGGCTGGCCGTGCACCTGTGGTACATCATCGGCTTCAAGAGCCAGATCACCACGTTCTTCCACTGGGCGGTGTCATTCCTCGGCCGCTCACGAGGGGAGCGGACCGCCACGCAACAGCAGCTCTTCGCGCGCGGTGCGTTGGACAAGCTGGGTGCCGAGTACCAACCCCGGGTGGAGATGGGTGCCGGGCGGCCGGTGCCCGCGCGCCATACGGAGGCGAAGGCAGAGGTCGCCGAAGGGTGA
- a CDS encoding M16 family metallopeptidase — protein sequence MRPHYPIATHRLDNGLRVVVSTDHSVPTVAVNIWVGVGSRHERPGRTGLAHLFEHLMFQGSENVVEGEHFAALLAQGAQLNATTWVDRTNYFEVVPTGALELALWLEADRQGRLLPALTQENLDNQRDVVKEEKRQRYDNVPYGTAFAELTALVFPDGHPYHHTTIGSMEDLDAASLTDARDFYSAHYRPDNTVVTLVGDIEPDDGFALVAKYFDELTNPGQPPGQALADPLPPMTDPGRFERTDDVPSDRLYLGFRLPVGGTQDFVHADLGFDVLAGLATSRLYRRLVRRDQLVTHVSRNAGARVDGTSMGALILDLSDGVETSRVEDTVGEELLRLAAEPPTESEVAAVVADVERWWLQSLAQPGERADVISGSTLLYDDPEHLNTYLDDVAKVTAEDIAKSAATHLDPASAATVVYRKETK from the coding sequence ATGCGGCCTCATTACCCGATAGCGACGCACCGTCTCGACAACGGTCTGCGGGTGGTTGTCTCCACCGACCACTCCGTGCCCACCGTGGCGGTCAATATCTGGGTCGGCGTCGGCTCGCGTCACGAGCGGCCGGGACGCACCGGCCTCGCGCACCTCTTCGAGCATCTGATGTTCCAGGGCTCGGAGAACGTCGTGGAGGGCGAGCACTTCGCCGCGTTGCTGGCGCAGGGCGCCCAGCTCAACGCGACGACCTGGGTGGATCGGACGAACTACTTCGAGGTCGTGCCGACCGGCGCGCTGGAGCTGGCCCTCTGGCTGGAAGCGGACCGGCAGGGGCGGCTGCTGCCCGCGCTCACCCAGGAGAACCTCGACAACCAGCGCGACGTGGTCAAGGAGGAGAAGCGCCAGCGCTACGACAACGTGCCGTACGGTACGGCGTTCGCGGAGCTGACGGCCCTGGTGTTCCCGGACGGCCACCCATACCACCACACGACGATCGGGTCGATGGAGGACCTCGACGCCGCGTCGCTCACCGACGCGCGGGACTTCTACAGCGCGCACTACCGGCCCGACAACACCGTCGTCACGCTGGTGGGCGATATCGAGCCGGACGACGGATTCGCCCTGGTGGCAAAGTATTTCGACGAGCTCACCAACCCGGGGCAGCCCCCGGGCCAGGCGCTCGCGGACCCGCTGCCGCCGATGACCGACCCGGGCCGCTTCGAGCGCACCGACGACGTGCCCTCCGATCGTCTCTACCTCGGCTTCCGGCTCCCGGTCGGCGGCACCCAGGACTTCGTGCACGCCGATCTGGGCTTCGACGTGCTGGCCGGGCTGGCGACGTCGCGGCTCTACCGGCGGCTGGTGCGCCGCGACCAGTTGGTGACCCATGTGTCGCGCAACGCCGGCGCCCGGGTGGACGGCACCTCGATGGGGGCGCTGATCCTGGACCTGAGCGACGGGGTCGAGACCTCCCGGGTCGAGGACACGGTCGGCGAAGAACTGCTACGGCTGGCCGCCGAGCCTCCGACCGAGAGCGAAGTCGCTGCGGTCGTCGCCGACGTCGAACGCTGGTGGCTGCAGAGCCTGGCCCAGCCCGGCGAGCGCGCCGACGTGATCAGCGGGAGCACATTGCTGTACGACGATCCGGAGCACCTGAACACCTACCTGGATGACGTGGCGAAAGTGACGGCCGAGGACATCGCGAAGTCCGCTGCGACCCACCTGGACCCTGCGTCGGCCGCGACGGTCGTCTACCGGAAGGAGACGAAGTGA
- a CDS encoding M16 family metallopeptidase — protein sequence MVQPRPTVPLASPWQFPAATEHRLGNGIRVLLYNRPGQHITSTRLLVPTPLAVEPRELEGVATMVARTMDEGTGSHTADEMAELFELSGIAYGAGYGARGLTLETDATASRAAQGWALVTECLSEPAFPEQEVTRHVRQRLSEIEHEAASPEARATKEWAATFYDQRSRAARPAGGTTETVARITPEDCARFHAQWVRPDDATVVIAGELDEAQALRDLDATLGTWRVDGVAPQDDSPVAIVAGGPARVRFVHRPGAVQTELYLGSFGPDRTVDGGWAPYPVLGFAVGGSPNARLDAVLREEKGYTYGFRAGFRPRDVGGTFIVSGSVRSDVTVEATRLTLEILQDASKGFTDEETRAATDYIGKTAPARYATADAVADEALVLESVGLGTEFVSSYLSQLAALTAGDLDAAWAKWADEPRTVVLVGDAEAHADGIRALGIGDVEVV from the coding sequence ATGGTGCAGCCACGTCCGACCGTGCCGCTCGCTTCCCCGTGGCAGTTCCCGGCCGCCACCGAACACCGCCTCGGCAACGGCATCCGGGTGCTGCTCTACAACCGCCCGGGCCAACACATCACCTCGACCCGGCTGCTGGTGCCGACGCCGCTGGCCGTCGAACCTCGTGAGCTGGAGGGCGTCGCCACGATGGTCGCCCGCACGATGGACGAGGGCACCGGCAGCCACACCGCCGACGAGATGGCCGAGCTGTTCGAACTCAGCGGGATCGCCTACGGCGCAGGGTATGGCGCGCGCGGCCTCACCCTCGAAACCGACGCCACCGCAAGCAGAGCCGCGCAAGGGTGGGCGCTGGTGACCGAATGCCTCAGTGAACCCGCGTTCCCCGAGCAGGAGGTGACCCGGCACGTCCGCCAGCGGCTCTCCGAGATCGAGCACGAGGCCGCATCACCCGAGGCGCGAGCGACCAAGGAATGGGCTGCGACGTTCTACGACCAGCGGTCGCGGGCCGCCCGTCCGGCCGGCGGCACGACCGAGACGGTCGCCCGGATCACCCCCGAGGACTGTGCGCGGTTCCATGCGCAATGGGTCCGGCCGGACGACGCGACCGTCGTGATCGCCGGTGAACTCGACGAAGCACAAGCACTGCGCGACCTCGACGCCACCCTCGGCACCTGGCGGGTGGACGGCGTTGCACCGCAGGATGATTCGCCGGTCGCGATCGTCGCTGGTGGACCGGCTCGGGTCCGCTTCGTGCACCGTCCCGGCGCTGTCCAGACCGAGCTCTACCTCGGGTCGTTCGGCCCCGATCGCACCGTGGACGGCGGGTGGGCGCCATACCCCGTCCTGGGTTTCGCGGTCGGTGGCTCGCCGAACGCCCGGCTGGACGCGGTGCTGCGGGAGGAGAAGGGCTACACCTACGGCTTCCGTGCGGGGTTCCGGCCGCGTGACGTGGGCGGGACGTTCATCGTGTCGGGCTCGGTGCGCAGCGACGTGACCGTGGAGGCGACCCGGCTGACGCTGGAGATCCTGCAGGATGCGTCGAAGGGGTTCACCGACGAGGAGACGCGCGCTGCCACCGACTACATCGGCAAGACGGCCCCGGCGCGGTACGCGACCGCGGATGCCGTCGCGGATGAGGCACTCGTGCTCGAATCGGTCGGACTGGGCACCGAATTCGTGTCGTCATACCTCTCGCAGCTGGCGGCGCTGACGGCCGGCGACCTCGATGCGGCGTGGGCGAAGTGGGCCGACGAGCCACGCACGGTCGTGCTGGTCGGGGATGCCGAGGCGCACGCGGACGGGATTCGTGCGCTGGGCATCGGCGACGTCGAGGTGGTGTAG
- a CDS encoding threonine/serine ThrE exporter family protein, with amino-acid sequence MTTDDSDPKDAYPTLDLALRVGELLLSSGAGAADVTAQMQNVCIACGLRGVTTGVTFTELQLTYQESPDRPALIQFRDVRQREIDYEDLTRVDLLVRALIAGSVDRDEARSRLAQIVSSGHDRRRSIVTLGWGAMGFGVGLLLNGTPVVVAAAVVGAIGIDVLQRWLTRMRLPFFYQQVTGGLFATLLATLVVGADLSSRPSQIVAAGIIMLLAGVSFMGAVQDALTGFPLTAAARCMEATLATAGAIAGVSGGLTIATAFGVEVVNLTPGAAPYGSPGEMALGGAITASAFAFASYAPVRALLPSAVIGAVSTTAFMVSHRAGLGVSWPSAIAAVIVGLISFTIASRVRVPTLVFVVAGVVPLLPGLSIYRGLAHLSAEAPGGLIELVNAGVILLALAAGVIFGEYVAQPVRREGRRLERKLSGPRLVGPLTVRSVRRRRKKAV; translated from the coding sequence ATGACGACCGACGACTCCGATCCCAAGGACGCCTACCCCACGCTCGACCTCGCGCTCCGGGTCGGCGAGCTCCTGCTCTCCTCGGGCGCCGGCGCGGCCGACGTCACCGCGCAGATGCAGAACGTGTGCATCGCCTGCGGGCTGCGCGGCGTCACGACCGGGGTGACGTTCACCGAGTTGCAGCTCACCTATCAGGAGTCGCCGGACCGACCGGCGCTGATCCAGTTCCGCGACGTGCGGCAACGCGAGATCGACTACGAGGACCTCACCCGCGTCGACCTGCTCGTGCGGGCGCTGATCGCCGGCTCCGTCGACCGCGACGAGGCGCGCAGCAGACTCGCCCAGATCGTGTCCTCCGGACACGACCGCCGTCGTTCGATCGTCACACTCGGTTGGGGCGCCATGGGTTTCGGCGTCGGTCTGCTCCTGAACGGCACGCCGGTCGTCGTCGCAGCAGCCGTCGTGGGTGCGATCGGCATCGACGTGCTGCAGCGCTGGCTGACCCGCATGCGTCTGCCGTTCTTCTACCAGCAGGTCACCGGCGGTCTCTTCGCCACCCTGCTCGCGACGTTGGTCGTCGGAGCCGACCTCAGCTCCAGGCCCAGTCAGATCGTCGCCGCCGGCATCATCATGCTGCTGGCGGGGGTGAGTTTCATGGGTGCCGTCCAGGACGCTCTCACCGGTTTCCCGCTTACCGCAGCGGCACGGTGCATGGAGGCGACCCTCGCCACCGCGGGAGCCATCGCCGGAGTCAGCGGCGGGCTGACGATCGCCACGGCGTTCGGCGTCGAAGTCGTCAATCTGACACCCGGGGCCGCGCCGTACGGCTCCCCCGGAGAGATGGCGCTCGGCGGTGCGATCACCGCGAGCGCCTTCGCGTTCGCGTCCTACGCCCCTGTGCGTGCGCTGCTACCGAGCGCGGTGATCGGCGCGGTGTCGACCACCGCGTTCATGGTGAGCCATCGGGCCGGGCTCGGAGTCTCCTGGCCCTCGGCGATCGCCGCGGTCATCGTCGGTCTGATCAGCTTCACGATCGCCTCCCGCGTTCGGGTACCCACCCTCGTCTTCGTCGTCGCCGGCGTCGTACCGCTGCTGCCGGGTCTGTCGATCTACCGTGGCCTGGCGCACCTCTCCGCGGAGGCGCCGGGCGGGCTCATCGAGTTGGTCAACGCGGGCGTCATCCTGCTGGCGCTCGCCGCCGGCGTGATCTTCGGTGAGTATGTCGCCCAGCCGGTCCGCCGCGAAGGGCGCCGGCTGGAGCGCAAGCTGTCCGGGCCGCGCCTGGTCGGGCCGCTCACCGTGCGATCGGTGCGGCGGCGCAGGAAGAAGGCCGTCTGA
- a CDS encoding ArsR/SmtB family transcription factor — protein sequence MTSKRREINRVRPDLAQLKAMAHPVRLTMLTRLRLDGPATASSLAAQLGLNSGATSYHLRQLAEAGLVVEDHGRGNKRDRWWKAAHESTETAPSDIDDVAERAVLMGGYHAVVAQQAAQQIVQAAAEAPELPKEWADLAGASDWNLYLTQDQVRRVKDAVHAIMTETLESSPDRQDAPADAVPFVFQFHTFPRPGTLTHRDGE from the coding sequence ATGACGAGCAAGCGGCGCGAGATCAACCGGGTCCGACCGGACCTGGCCCAGCTGAAGGCGATGGCGCATCCGGTCCGCCTCACGATGCTGACCCGGTTGCGGCTGGACGGTCCGGCGACCGCGTCGTCGCTGGCCGCGCAACTCGGCCTCAACTCCGGCGCGACCAGCTATCACCTGCGCCAACTCGCCGAGGCCGGCCTCGTGGTGGAGGACCACGGCCGCGGCAACAAGCGGGACCGCTGGTGGAAGGCAGCGCACGAGTCGACCGAGACCGCACCCTCGGACATCGATGACGTCGCGGAGCGCGCCGTGTTGATGGGCGGCTACCACGCGGTCGTCGCACAACAGGCCGCGCAACAGATCGTGCAGGCCGCCGCCGAGGCCCCGGAGCTGCCGAAGGAGTGGGCTGACCTGGCCGGTGCGAGTGACTGGAACCTCTACCTGACCCAGGACCAGGTGCGCCGCGTCAAGGACGCGGTCCACGCGATCATGACCGAAACCCTTGAGAGCTCGCCGGACCGGCAGGATGCGCCGGCGGATGCCGTGCCGTTCGTCTTCCAGTTCCACACGTTCCCGCGCCCGGGAACGCTGACCCACCGCGATGGCGAATGA
- a CDS encoding MFS transporter — MSDRRPFAALAVAEAFSISGTRLSQIAVPWLVLTTTGSAVWTGVVGFAEMLPYVVAKALGGPVVDRVGAKSVAVTADSCSVLIVGLIPLLHSLGMLHLAWLIPIAALMGVVRGPSDGAKSSLVPAVAEHGAIPLERVTGVMGAIERLGGTVGAAAAGAVVAVIGAPQALLVNAVTFGVAAACISRGLSNPKHVGSQDDSTVSDDAEASYTQQLVEGWRFLRGDSVLVGITVMVSLTNVLDQAWTAVLLPVWAHATGHGAGAVGLVLAAMAGPSIVGALTAAAVGERLPRLPVYVIGFVLAGLPRFSIFAFDTPVWLMVVVLATVGFVSGFCNPILGAVSFERIPRHLVGRVSALKTSLCWSLIPFGGLLGGGLAALLGWRAATMAAGIGYGAVALMPLLRKSFRDFKKQPAPPDATGPATLERLTNPGAVGRVC, encoded by the coding sequence ATGAGTGACCGCAGGCCGTTCGCGGCCCTGGCTGTCGCCGAGGCGTTCTCCATCTCCGGCACGCGGTTGTCGCAGATCGCCGTGCCCTGGCTGGTGCTGACCACTACCGGCTCGGCCGTCTGGACCGGCGTGGTCGGCTTCGCAGAGATGCTTCCGTATGTCGTCGCCAAGGCACTCGGTGGACCGGTCGTTGATCGGGTTGGTGCGAAATCCGTTGCGGTCACTGCTGACTCGTGCAGCGTGCTGATCGTCGGGCTCATCCCGCTGCTGCACTCGCTCGGCATGCTGCACCTCGCGTGGCTGATCCCGATCGCGGCACTGATGGGTGTGGTGCGCGGGCCGTCCGACGGTGCGAAGTCATCGCTCGTGCCCGCCGTCGCGGAGCACGGCGCGATCCCCTTGGAGCGGGTCACCGGCGTCATGGGGGCGATCGAGCGCCTCGGTGGCACGGTCGGTGCCGCCGCTGCGGGTGCCGTTGTCGCTGTCATCGGAGCCCCGCAGGCGCTCCTCGTCAACGCCGTGACGTTCGGTGTCGCGGCAGCCTGCATCTCCAGAGGCTTGTCGAACCCGAAACACGTCGGATCACAAGATGATTCGACGGTTTCGGATGACGCTGAGGCGTCATACACACAGCAACTCGTCGAGGGCTGGCGTTTCCTGCGTGGCGACTCGGTGCTCGTCGGCATCACCGTGATGGTCTCGCTCACCAACGTGCTCGACCAGGCGTGGACGGCCGTGCTGTTGCCGGTATGGGCGCACGCCACGGGACACGGCGCCGGCGCGGTCGGGCTGGTGCTGGCGGCGATGGCGGGACCATCGATCGTGGGTGCGCTGACCGCGGCGGCGGTGGGGGAGAGGCTGCCCCGGCTGCCGGTGTACGTCATCGGGTTCGTGCTCGCGGGTCTGCCGCGCTTCTCCATCTTCGCCTTCGACACTCCCGTGTGGCTGATGGTCGTGGTCCTCGCGACTGTCGGCTTCGTCTCCGGCTTCTGCAACCCGATCCTCGGCGCGGTGTCGTTCGAGCGCATCCCGCGGCACCTCGTCGGCAGGGTGAGCGCGCTGAAGACCTCGTTGTGCTGGTCGCTGATCCCGTTCGGCGGGCTGCTCGGTGGCGGGCTCGCGGCCCTGCTCGGCTGGCGCGCGGCCACCATGGCCGCCGGCATCGGGTATGGCGCTGTCGCGCTGATGCCGTTGCTGCGCAAGAGTTTCCGCGATTTCAAGAAGCAGCCGGCACCGCCTGACGCGACAGGCCCAGCAACGCTCGAAAGGCTCACAAATCCGGGCGCTGTGGGCCGGGTTTGTTGA
- the gabT gene encoding 4-aminobutyrate--2-oxoglutarate transaminase produces MTITTPDVAQRRELKTPVPGPRSQELAARRAAVVAGGVSSTLPVYAARAAGGIIEDVDGNTLIDLGSGIAVTTVGNANPRVVANVQQQVADITHTCFMVTPYEGYVAVAEKLAELTPGDHAKKSALFNSGAEAVENAVKIARYATGRQAIVAVDHAYHGRTNLTMALTAKAMPYKKGFGPFASDIYRVPTSYPFRDPDGMTGEEAAQRAITMAEKAVGADQIAAFLIEPIQGEGGFIAPAPGFLGAIAEWCSANGIVFIADEVQSGFARTGNWFAVDHEGVVPDLVTTAKGIAGGLPLAAVTGRAEIMDSVHPGGLGGTYGGNPVACAAALGSIASMEQDGLLDRARHIEDVATAKLREIAAKTPAIGDIRGRGAMLAVEIVKPGTKEPDAALTAAVAKRCHEQGVVILTCGTFGNVIRLLPPLVISDDLLLEGLGVLGDAFAELA; encoded by the coding sequence ATGACAATCACCACACCGGACGTCGCGCAGCGCCGTGAACTGAAAACCCCCGTCCCCGGTCCTCGGTCGCAGGAGCTCGCCGCACGTCGCGCTGCTGTCGTCGCCGGCGGGGTGTCGTCGACGCTGCCGGTGTATGCCGCCCGCGCGGCCGGCGGCATCATCGAGGATGTCGACGGCAACACGCTGATCGACCTCGGCTCCGGCATCGCGGTCACGACGGTCGGCAACGCCAACCCGCGCGTGGTGGCGAACGTGCAGCAGCAGGTCGCCGACATCACCCACACCTGCTTCATGGTCACCCCCTACGAGGGGTATGTCGCCGTCGCCGAGAAGCTCGCCGAGCTGACGCCCGGGGATCACGCGAAGAAGTCCGCGCTGTTCAACTCCGGCGCCGAGGCGGTCGAGAACGCCGTGAAGATCGCACGGTACGCGACGGGACGGCAGGCGATCGTCGCGGTCGACCACGCCTACCACGGCCGGACCAACCTCACGATGGCGCTCACCGCGAAGGCGATGCCCTACAAGAAGGGGTTTGGCCCCTTCGCCTCGGACATCTACCGGGTGCCCACGTCATACCCCTTCCGCGACCCCGACGGGATGACCGGCGAGGAAGCCGCCCAGCGTGCGATCACCATGGCGGAGAAGGCAGTCGGCGCCGACCAGATCGCGGCGTTCCTCATCGAGCCGATCCAGGGCGAGGGCGGTTTCATCGCGCCGGCACCGGGTTTTCTCGGCGCGATCGCGGAATGGTGCAGCGCCAACGGGATCGTTTTCATCGCCGATGAGGTGCAGAGCGGTTTCGCGCGGACCGGCAACTGGTTCGCCGTCGACCACGAGGGCGTCGTGCCCGATCTGGTCACCACCGCCAAGGGCATCGCCGGCGGCCTGCCGCTCGCAGCGGTCACCGGCCGCGCCGAGATCATGGACTCGGTGCACCCGGGTGGCCTCGGCGGGACGTATGGCGGCAACCCCGTCGCGTGCGCCGCAGCGCTCGGTTCGATCGCGTCGATGGAGCAGGATGGCCTGCTCGACCGCGCGCGGCACATCGAGGACGTCGCGACAGCGAAGTTGCGTGAGATCGCCGCGAAAACCCCTGCTATCGGTGACATTCGCGGCCGCGGCGCGATGCTGGCGGTCGAGATCGTGAAGCCGGGCACGAAGGAGCCGGACGCCGCGCTCACCGCTGCCGTCGCGAAGCGCTGTCACGAGCAGGGTGTCGTCATCCTCACCTGCGGCACCTTCGGCAACGTCATCCGCCTCCTGCCGCCACTGGTCATCAGCGACGACCTGCTGCTCGAGGGCCTCGGCGTCCTCGGTGACGCTTTCGCCGAGCTCGCCTGA
- a CDS encoding GntR family transcriptional regulator gives MSAPPVAITIDRASPVPLYHQLAEQLRQAIDDGALTPGQSLENEMALVERLQLSRPTVRRALQDLVADGLIVRRRGLGTRVANQRIHRRLGLTSLYDDLARAGRRPSTQIIDFRLEQNAPAASALALPHSTSLLSIVRLRLADGSPIALLHNWLPPAFADIPRPQLEEDGLYAVLRRRGAGPTVAQQSIGARAPTAAERRRLKMGGGVPLLTMQRAAFSMAGDPVEFGDHCYRADSYQFDVTVD, from the coding sequence ATGTCCGCGCCACCGGTTGCCATCACCATCGACAGGGCATCGCCCGTGCCGCTGTATCACCAACTGGCAGAACAGCTTCGACAGGCGATTGATGACGGTGCGCTGACACCGGGGCAGAGTCTGGAGAACGAGATGGCTCTGGTCGAGCGCCTCCAGTTGTCGAGGCCGACCGTGCGCAGAGCCCTCCAGGACCTGGTCGCCGACGGGCTCATCGTCCGGCGGCGCGGTCTCGGGACCCGGGTCGCGAACCAGCGCATCCACCGCCGCCTGGGCCTGACGAGCCTCTACGACGATCTCGCACGTGCGGGGCGCAGGCCGAGCACTCAGATCATCGACTTCCGGCTGGAGCAGAACGCGCCAGCAGCATCGGCGCTGGCCCTCCCGCATTCCACCTCCCTGCTGTCGATCGTTCGTCTGCGGCTGGCCGATGGATCACCCATCGCACTGCTGCACAACTGGCTGCCGCCGGCGTTCGCCGACATACCCCGCCCGCAACTGGAGGAGGATGGGCTGTATGCCGTCCTGCGCCGGCGCGGAGCCGGGCCGACCGTCGCCCAGCAGAGCATCGGCGCGAGAGCCCCGACCGCCGCCGAACGACGACGCCTCAAGATGGGCGGCGGGGTCCCGTTGCTCACCATGCAACGAGCCGCCTTCAGCATGGCCGGCGATCCGGTGGAGTTCGGCGACCACTGCTATCGCGCCGACAGCTACCAGTTCGACGTCACGGTTGATTGA